One Chitinivibrionales bacterium DNA segment encodes these proteins:
- a CDS encoding DUF5777 family beta-barrel protein, with the protein MRIRHAMLFLAAGIALASAYDEKSMPDLIIPEQIDSKSLEVNVTHRFYRIPTAQFPDNFIAGANVKVGLRYAIWEGLEVRSEYVFIPKEFAFDAGYTLSFPQLYFRAQAYLQFYGAQSDVSSNWNYNALYEINLQSTAILWRLFPVVNFAFDGLSKKFGLGTGLDIMILDNLDLVGEYYPVLGARDIQFNGAPRVDYFLAGVKLTTHGHHFMINVGNSRDMVMRRLMRGAPDNTLSYGFTIQRLFAF; encoded by the coding sequence ATGAGAATCCGGCATGCAATGCTTTTTTTGGCAGCGGGAATTGCCCTGGCATCGGCGTATGATGAAAAGTCAATGCCCGATCTCATCATACCCGAGCAGATTGATTCCAAGAGCCTCGAAGTGAACGTAACCCACCGGTTCTACCGCATTCCCACGGCCCAGTTTCCCGATAATTTCATCGCAGGCGCAAATGTTAAGGTGGGGCTCAGATATGCGATCTGGGAAGGACTGGAGGTGCGGTCGGAATATGTTTTTATCCCGAAGGAATTTGCTTTTGACGCGGGTTATACCCTTTCATTTCCGCAGCTCTATTTCCGGGCGCAGGCATATCTTCAATTTTACGGCGCGCAGTCGGACGTTTCGTCGAACTGGAATTATAACGCCTTGTATGAGATCAATCTCCAAAGTACCGCGATCCTGTGGAGGCTTTTTCCTGTTGTCAACTTCGCCTTTGACGGCCTTTCCAAAAAGTTCGGCCTCGGGACGGGATTGGACATCATGATTCTGGATAATCTTGACTTAGTGGGAGAATATTATCCCGTTCTGGGGGCGCGGGACATCCAATTCAACGGGGCGCCCCGCGTCGATTATTTCCTGGCGGGCGTCAAATTAACCACCCACGGCCATCATTTCATGATAAACGTTGGGAACAGCAGGGACATGGTCATGCGGCGGCTCATGCGCGGCGCGCCGGACAACACGCTCTCCTACGGCTTCACCATCCAGCGGTTGTTCGCGTTCTAG
- a CDS encoding glycogen/starch/alpha-glucan phosphorylase, which yields MLKSSSEPLKQVDDKNNKNWSVHFKGMSRDNVRLGFLNNLEYCLAKDKYSLTAYSQFLSLAFTVRDRLIERWIISKQQYHENNVKRVYYMSMEFLMGRLLSNNIVSLEMFKSCTEAMKDLGLDIEDIVDQEHDAGLGNGGLGRLAACFLDSMASLELPAVGYGILYEFGIFNQRIINGSQVEFPEQWLQNANPWVMERPEYKVRIKYYGKTLYHTDEHGKQQVAWVDTDEVIALPFDVPVPGFGNNTVNTLRLWSARAAHEFNFEYFNSGDYIGACEDKLTSENISKVLYPNDNNHSGKELRLKQQHFFTSASLQDIIRRYRSNNKDFHNFADKVAIQLNDTHPAIAIVELMRLFLDEYGLTWDESWDIAVRTFAYTNHTLMPEALEKWPVSLMKNLLPRHMEIIYEINSKFLRQVSYKYPGDIEKLRDMSLIEEGPEPKVRMAYLAIVGSHSVNGVSELHTKLLANGLVKNFYDMWPEKFNNKTNGITQRRWLYTANQSLSSLISSRIGSGWIKDLMELKKLAPFADDPEFRKQWHEVKLANKKRFAQVIKKWENIRLNPDTMFDVQVKRFHEYKRQTLNILHCISMYSDIKAGNKKGFVPRTMLFAGKAAPGYYMAKLMIKFINNVAGVINGDPDTNSLLAVHFIPNYRVSLAEFIMPAADVSEQISTAGTEASGTGNMKFGLNGAITIGTMDGANIEMWEEVGDENIFIFGLRTNEVSEVRAKGYNPWDYYHKNEKLRKVMDLISMGFFSPEDPQLFRPIYDSLLNGGDRYMVMADFDSYVQCQKTLADAYSKPDKWAKMSILNVANMGRFSSDRTIQQYADDIWGVKPIRIELDS from the coding sequence ATGCTCAAATCCTCTTCCGAGCCCTTGAAGCAGGTGGATGACAAGAACAACAAGAACTGGTCGGTCCATTTCAAGGGGATGAGCCGGGACAATGTGCGGCTCGGCTTTCTGAACAACCTCGAATACTGTCTCGCAAAAGACAAATACTCCCTCACCGCGTACTCGCAGTTTTTGAGCCTCGCCTTCACGGTGCGCGACCGGCTCATCGAGCGGTGGATCATCAGCAAGCAGCAGTACCACGAGAACAACGTGAAGCGCGTGTATTACATGTCAATGGAATTCCTCATGGGCCGGCTGCTCTCCAACAACATCGTGAGCCTCGAGATGTTCAAGAGCTGCACCGAGGCCATGAAGGACCTTGGCCTTGACATTGAGGACATCGTTGATCAGGAGCACGATGCGGGCCTCGGCAACGGCGGCCTCGGCAGGCTCGCGGCCTGCTTCCTCGATTCCATGGCCTCGCTCGAGCTTCCTGCCGTGGGCTACGGCATTTTGTACGAGTTCGGCATCTTCAACCAGCGCATCATCAACGGAAGCCAGGTTGAGTTCCCTGAGCAGTGGCTGCAGAACGCCAACCCGTGGGTGATGGAGCGGCCCGAATACAAGGTCCGCATCAAGTACTACGGCAAGACGCTCTACCACACCGACGAGCACGGCAAACAGCAGGTGGCATGGGTGGACACCGACGAGGTGATCGCTCTCCCCTTCGACGTGCCGGTGCCGGGCTTCGGCAACAACACGGTCAACACGCTGCGCCTGTGGAGCGCGCGCGCCGCGCACGAGTTCAACTTCGAGTATTTCAACAGCGGCGACTACATCGGCGCCTGCGAAGATAAATTGACAAGCGAGAACATCTCCAAGGTGCTGTACCCCAACGACAACAACCATTCGGGCAAGGAACTGCGCCTCAAGCAGCAGCACTTCTTCACCTCGGCCTCGCTGCAGGACATCATCAGGCGCTACCGCTCGAACAACAAGGACTTCCACAACTTTGCCGACAAGGTGGCGATCCAGCTCAACGACACGCACCCGGCCATCGCCATCGTGGAGCTCATGCGGCTGTTCCTCGACGAATACGGCCTGACCTGGGACGAGTCGTGGGACATCGCGGTGCGCACGTTCGCCTACACCAACCACACGCTCATGCCCGAGGCGCTCGAAAAATGGCCGGTGAGCCTCATGAAAAACCTGCTACCGCGCCACATGGAAATCATCTACGAGATCAACAGCAAGTTCCTGCGCCAGGTGTCGTACAAATATCCGGGCGACATCGAGAAGCTGCGCGACATGTCGCTCATCGAGGAGGGGCCCGAACCCAAGGTGCGCATGGCCTACCTCGCCATCGTCGGGTCGCATTCCGTCAACGGCGTGTCGGAGCTGCACACCAAGCTGCTCGCCAACGGCCTGGTGAAGAACTTCTACGACATGTGGCCCGAAAAATTCAACAACAAGACCAACGGCATCACGCAACGGCGCTGGCTCTACACCGCCAACCAGTCCCTTTCGTCGCTCATCTCGAGCAGGATCGGCAGCGGCTGGATAAAGGACCTCATGGAGCTCAAGAAGCTCGCGCCATTTGCCGACGACCCGGAATTCCGCAAGCAGTGGCACGAGGTGAAGCTCGCCAATAAAAAGCGCTTCGCGCAGGTCATCAAGAAATGGGAGAACATCCGGCTCAACCCGGACACCATGTTCGATGTACAGGTAAAGCGATTCCACGAATACAAGCGCCAGACGCTCAACATCCTGCACTGCATCTCGATGTACAGCGACATAAAGGCGGGGAACAAAAAAGGCTTTGTGCCGCGCACCATGCTGTTCGCGGGCAAGGCCGCGCCTGGCTATTACATGGCAAAGCTCATGATCAAGTTCATCAACAACGTGGCAGGCGTCATCAACGGCGACCCGGACACCAACAGCCTGCTCGCCGTACATTTTATCCCAAACTACCGCGTATCGCTTGCCGAGTTCATCATGCCGGCGGCGGACGTGAGCGAACAGATCTCCACGGCCGGCACCGAGGCGTCGGGCACCGGCAACATGAAGTTCGGGCTCAACGGCGCCATCACCATCGGCACCATGGACGGCGCGAACATCGAGATGTGGGAGGAAGTGGGCGACGAGAACATCTTCATTTTCGGCCTGCGCACCAACGAGGTGAGCGAGGTGCGCGCCAAGGGCTACAACCCGTGGGACTACTACCACAAGAACGAAAAGCTCCGGAAGGTGATGGACCTCATCTCTATGGGCTTTTTCTCCCCCGAGGACCCGCAGCTCTTCAGGCCCATCTACGACTCGCTGCTCAACGGCGGCGACCGGTACATGGTGATGGCGGATTTCGATTCCTACGTGCAGTGCCAGAAGACCCTTGCCGACGCCTACAGCAAGCCGGACAAGTGGGCCAAGATGTCGATTCTCAACGTGGCGAACATGGGGCGCTTCAGCTCCGACCGCACCATCCAGCAATACGCCGATGACATCTGGGGCGTGAAGCCGATACGAATCGAGCTTGACAGCTGA
- a CDS encoding Hsp20/alpha crystallin family protein produces the protein MSALIRYETPATTLSNLLDDFLGTGIFNAWDRDISLVNYPRVDIVEEKDTYKIRADMPGLDKKDIAVEVKNGVLSLSGEKKEEKTEKEKNRYYHYERRYGSFRREFALPDHVDAEHVEAKYANGVLELTLRKTEAARPKQIEVKVE, from the coding sequence ATGTCAGCACTCATCAGGTATGAAACACCGGCAACCACCTTGTCCAACTTGCTGGACGATTTTCTTGGCACGGGCATCTTCAACGCATGGGACCGGGACATTTCACTTGTCAATTACCCGCGCGTCGACATCGTTGAGGAAAAGGACACCTACAAAATCAGGGCCGATATGCCCGGGCTGGACAAGAAGGACATCGCCGTCGAGGTCAAGAACGGCGTTCTCTCCCTGAGCGGAGAGAAGAAAGAGGAGAAGACCGAAAAAGAAAAGAACCGGTATTACCATTATGAAAGGCGATACGGCTCGTTCCGCAGGGAGTTCGCGCTCCCGGACCACGTTGACGCCGAGCACGTCGAGGCGAAATACGCCAACGGCGTTCTTGAATTGACGCTCAGGAAAACCGAGGCGGCGAGACCCAAACAGATCGAGGTGAAAGTGGAATAA
- a CDS encoding HAD-IA family hydrolase, which yields MKNYSHYLFDADGTLIDTTELIYQCFLYTCKKFGDRQVSRAEVIRNIGLTLRSQMEVYFGPLDNERFSMLAGEHMNYQLSIYPKYLKLFPTVREGLACLRERGRHCGIVTSRRRQTLELYLKKTGIFEFFEIFVTPENTEKHKPEPDPVLEALSLFKINDKSTVLMVGDSEFDVQCGVQAGVDTAFVNWSHNDHSSFRIKPSYLIDDFNQLCPPAA from the coding sequence ATGAAAAATTATTCCCACTACCTCTTCGACGCCGACGGCACGCTCATCGATACCACCGAGCTCATCTACCAGTGCTTTCTCTACACCTGCAAAAAGTTCGGCGACAGGCAGGTATCGCGGGCGGAAGTGATCAGGAACATCGGCCTCACGTTGCGAAGCCAGATGGAAGTGTACTTCGGTCCGCTTGACAATGAGCGGTTCTCCATGCTGGCGGGCGAACACATGAATTACCAGCTGTCAATTTATCCGAAATATCTGAAGCTGTTCCCGACCGTGAGAGAGGGGCTCGCCTGCCTGCGCGAACGGGGAAGGCATTGCGGCATTGTCACCTCGCGCAGGCGGCAGACGCTTGAACTGTACCTTAAAAAGACAGGGATATTTGAATTCTTCGAGATATTTGTTACGCCGGAAAATACTGAGAAGCATAAGCCCGAACCCGATCCGGTCCTCGAAGCGCTGTCGCTCTTCAAGATCAACGATAAATCCACAGTGCTCATGGTCGGCGATTCGGAGTTCGATGTTCAATGCGGCGTCCAGGCAGGCGTTGATACCGCTTTTGTAAATTGGAGCCACAATGATCATTCGTCATTCAGGATCAAGCCGTCATACCTGATTGACGATTTCAACCAATTATGCCCTCCGGCCGCATGA
- a CDS encoding ABC transporter ATP-binding protein → MVTFTSVTKKFGSGTLAVDDVSFAVGEGEFFALLGPNGAGKTTLVKMMLDFVKVTKGTIDINGVSSALPSGRQGVGYLAENIKIPGYLSGLDYLRRLAELCGMESAAAKKTIAELLDTVGMSGKERAAVKTYSKGMLQRIGLAGAMLAGTKVLVLDEPVSGLDPLGIRDVRRIMEALKQKGVTIILNSHLLSEVEKTCDTAAIINKGKIVLKDKIASIVREGETLEDVFVRVVEAGHA, encoded by the coding sequence ATGGTAACCTTCACTTCCGTCACGAAAAAATTCGGCTCCGGAACGCTCGCGGTCGACGATGTGTCGTTCGCCGTGGGCGAGGGCGAGTTTTTCGCCCTGCTCGGCCCCAACGGCGCGGGAAAGACCACGCTCGTCAAGATGATGCTTGATTTTGTCAAGGTGACAAAAGGCACAATCGATATAAACGGGGTCTCGAGCGCGCTCCCTTCGGGACGGCAGGGTGTTGGGTATCTTGCCGAGAATATTAAAATACCCGGATATCTCTCCGGGCTCGATTATCTCCGGCGGCTGGCCGAACTGTGCGGCATGGAAAGCGCCGCGGCAAAAAAGACCATCGCGGAATTGCTCGACACCGTCGGAATGTCGGGAAAGGAAAGGGCTGCGGTAAAGACCTATTCAAAAGGCATGCTCCAGCGCATCGGCCTCGCGGGTGCCATGCTTGCCGGCACCAAGGTGCTCGTGCTCGACGAGCCGGTAAGCGGCCTTGACCCCCTTGGCATCCGCGACGTCCGGCGCATCATGGAGGCGCTCAAGCAGAAGGGCGTCACCATCATCCTCAACTCCCATCTGTTAAGCGAAGTGGAAAAGACCTGCGACACCGCGGCCATCATCAACAAAGGCAAAATCGTGCTCAAAGATAAGATCGCATCGATCGTCCGCGAGGGGGAGACGCTCGAGGATGTGTTTGTGCGGGTGGTTGAGGCCGGCCATGCGTAA
- a CDS encoding ABC transporter permease: protein MRKLLHIVKYTVVDLLHQKSFFILLGVSIAFVLLLRGCYKGNYVDASSGHAIDSVKVAWYASIFAFHVVCAGVLLIAVILSMGLFSRDRENGTTLYMLSAPVSRTVYAAGRVVGVWIVSFGFMFVLHLTIFIITFLNAGGTMPGYLAASLVCSVNVLFVTLLVCLLSLFMPDFAAAIVGIGIVGISYVSDLFYVIMQSSVVQSAVGTAAGKVSVWRMAWPKISSLQSYAISLVDNSPFHSIGPVHPLINMTLYSCLISFFLVLAFRKREL from the coding sequence ATGCGTAAGTTGCTCCATATTGTCAAATATACCGTAGTTGACCTGCTCCACCAGAAGAGCTTTTTTATACTGCTCGGCGTGAGCATCGCGTTCGTTCTGCTGCTGCGCGGCTGTTACAAGGGGAATTATGTCGATGCGTCGAGCGGCCACGCCATCGACAGCGTCAAGGTCGCCTGGTATGCCTCGATCTTCGCGTTTCACGTCGTGTGCGCCGGTGTTTTACTCATTGCCGTCATTCTTTCGATGGGCCTTTTCAGCCGCGACCGGGAAAACGGCACCACGCTTTACATGCTTTCCGCGCCTGTGTCCCGCACCGTGTACGCGGCGGGCAGGGTTGTGGGCGTATGGATCGTTTCGTTCGGGTTCATGTTCGTGCTCCACCTCACCATCTTCATCATAACCTTTTTAAACGCCGGCGGCACCATGCCCGGATACCTGGCCGCCTCGCTGGTCTGTTCTGTCAATGTGCTCTTCGTAACGCTGCTTGTCTGCCTGCTTTCCCTGTTCATGCCGGATTTCGCCGCCGCGATTGTCGGGATCGGCATTGTCGGGATCAGTTATGTTTCCGACCTGTTCTACGTGATCATGCAGAGCAGCGTGGTGCAGTCCGCGGTCGGCACCGCGGCGGGCAAGGTGTCGGTGTGGAGAATGGCATGGCCCAAGATTTCATCTTTGCAAAGCTACGCGATCTCGCTTGTCGACAATAGCCCTTTTCACAGCATCGGGCCGGTCCATCCGCTGATCAACATGACCCTGTACAGCTGCCTGATCTCGTTTTTTCTCGTCCTCGCGTTCAGGAAACGTGAATTATAA